From a single Entelurus aequoreus isolate RoL-2023_Sb linkage group LG12, RoL_Eaeq_v1.1, whole genome shotgun sequence genomic region:
- the mtm1 gene encoding myotubularin isoform X1 — protein MASPISVYNSNALDTHISSASRESLKMELLADVTLLPGEERITDKDIIYICPFSGAVKGKVLITNYRLYFRSSDSDVAVTLDVPLGTISRVEKMGGASSRGENSYGLDITCKDMRNLRFALKQEGHSRRDIFELLFKHAFPVSHGLPLFAYVTQEKYEENGWNIYKPVEEFRRQGLPNNKWRITFINKSYEVCDTYPTVLAVPFKCKEEDLRRVAAFRSRARIPVLSWIHRENQAVIARCSQPLVGMSGKRNKDDERYLDLIREANDTTKLTIYDARPNVNAVANKATGGGYEGDEYQNAELIFLDIQNIHVMRESLKKLKDIVYPNVEESHWLSSLESTHWLEHVKLVLSGAIQVADKVSSGNSVVVHCSDGWDRTAQLTSLAMLMLDSHYRTLKGLQVLIEKEWISFGHKFASRIGHGDKNHADQDRSPIFVQFIDCVWQMTKQFPTAFEFNERLLLTILDHLYSCRFGTFLYNCESARDQNGVRLKSVSLWSLINSKTDIYLNPFYTPESGRVLYPVASMRHLELWVTYYIRWNPRIRQQQQSPVEQRYLELLALRDEYIKKLEELQLSDSTPTRLANSSTPNTSSSSSSPTSQQYTHLHTPF, from the exons ATGGCCTCGCCGATCTCTGTGTATAATTCCAATGCCTTGGACACTCACATCTCCAGT GCTTCCAGAGAGTCTCTGAAGATGGAGTTGTTAGCTGATGTCACCCTGCTGCCAGGAGAGGAGAGAATCACAG ACAAGGACATCATCTACATCTGTCCGTTCAGCGGTGCAGTCAAAGGCAAAGTGTTGATCACGAACTACAGACTCTACTTTAGGAGTTCAGATTCT GATGTGGCAGTGACACTGGATGTTCCTCTGGGTACCATCAGTCGAGTAGAGAAAATGGGCGGGGCGTCGAGTAGAGGAGAGAACTCGTATGGCCTGGACATCACCTGCAAG GACATGAGGAATCTGAGGTTTGCCCTCAAGCAGGAAGGTCACAGCAGAAGAGACATCTTTGAGCTCCTCTTCAAGCACGCCTTCCCTGTCTCACATGGCCTG CCTCTGTTTGCATACGTGACTCAGGAAAAGTACGAGGAGAACGGCTGGAATATCTACAAGCCCGTAGAGGAGTTCAGACGGCAG GGCTTACCTAATAACAAGTGGCGCATTACTTTCATCAATAAAAGCTATGAAGTGTGTGACACCTACCCCACTGTGTTGGCTGTGCCCTTTAAATGTAAAGAGGAGGACCTGAGGAGAGTGGCCGCCTTCAGGTCTAGGGCACGCATACCA GTGCTGTCGTGGATCCACAGAGAGAATCAGGCTGTGATCGCGCGCTGCAGCCAGCCTCTGGTTGGCATGTCTGGTAAAAGGAACAAGGATGATGAGCGCTATCTGGACCTGATTAGGGAAGCTAACGACACCACCAAGCTTACCATCTACGACGCTCGCCCCAATGTCAATGCTGTGGCCAACAAG GCCACAGGGGGTGGTTATGAAGGCGATGAGTACCAGAACGCAgagctcattttcctcgacatcCAGAACATCCACGTCATGCGGGAGTCCCTGAAGAAACTTAAAGACATAGTGTATCCCAATGTAGAAGAATCTCATTGGCTGTCCAGTCTAGAGTCCACACACTGGCTTGAACATGTCAAG ttggtGTTGTCGGGAGCCATCCAAGTAGCAGACAAAGTGTCCAGTGGAAACTCTGTGGTGGTTCACTGCAGCGACGGCTGGGACAGGACGGCTCAGCTCACGTCTTTGGCCATGCTCATGCTGGACAGTCACTACCGCACTCTCAAAGGATTACAG GTGCTCATTGAGAAAGAATGGATCAGCTTTGGGCACAAGTTTGCTTCA AGGATAGGTCATGGTGACAAGAACCACGCCGACCAGGACAGGTCTCCCATCTTCGTCCAGTTCATCGATTGTGTGTGGCAGATGACTAAACAG TTCCCCACAGCTTTTGAGTTCAATGAGCGCCTCCTGCTGACAATCCTTGATCACCTGTACAGCTGCCGCTTTGGTACATTCCTCTACAACTGTGAGAGTGCACGAGACCAGAAT GGGGTGAGGTTGAAAAGCGTGTCCTTGTGGTCTCTGATCAACAGTAAGACAGACATTTATTTAAACCCTTTCTACACGCCCGAGTCTGGCCGGGTCCTCTACCCTGTTGCTAGCATGCGCCACCTTGAGCTTTGGGTCACATACTACATCCGCTGGAACCCGCGCATCCGACAGCAG CAGCAGAGTCCAGTGGAGCAGCGCTACTTGGAGCTCTTAGCCCTCCGAGATGAGTACATCAAGAAGCTGGAGGAGCTGCAGCTCTCAGACTCCACCCCTACCCGCTTGGCTAACAGCTCCACCCCCAACACATCGTCGTCGTCCTCTTCCCCCACGTCACAGcagtacacacacctacacactccCTTCTGA
- the mtm1 gene encoding myotubularin isoform X2, which yields MASPISVYNSNALDTHISSASRESLKMELLADVTLLPGEERITDKDIIYICPFSGAVKGKVLITNYRLYFRSSDSDVAVTLDVPLGTISRVEKMGGASSRGENSYGLDITCKDMRNLRFALKQEGHSRRDIFELLFKHAFPVSHGLPLFAYVTQEKYEENGWNIYKPVEEFRRQGLPNNKWRITFINKSYEVCDTYPTVLAVPFKCKEEDLRRVAAFRSRARIPVLSWIHRENQAVIARCSQPLVGMSGKRNKDDERYLDLIREANDTTKLTIYDARPNVNAVANKATGGGYEGDEYQNAELIFLDIQNIHVMRESLKKLKDIVYPNVEESHWLSSLESTHWLEHVKLVLSGAIQVADKVSSGNSVVVHCSDGWDRTAQLTSLAMLMLDSHYRTLKGLQVLIEKEWISFGHKFASRIGHGDKNHADQDRSPIFVQFIDCVWQMTKQFPTAFEFNERLLLTILDHLYSCRFGTFLYNCESARDQNGVRLKSVSLWSLINSKTDIYLNPFYTPESGRVLYPVASMRHLELWVTYYIRWNPRIRQQQSPVEQRYLELLALRDEYIKKLEELQLSDSTPTRLANSSTPNTSSSSSSPTSQQYTHLHTPF from the exons ATGGCCTCGCCGATCTCTGTGTATAATTCCAATGCCTTGGACACTCACATCTCCAGT GCTTCCAGAGAGTCTCTGAAGATGGAGTTGTTAGCTGATGTCACCCTGCTGCCAGGAGAGGAGAGAATCACAG ACAAGGACATCATCTACATCTGTCCGTTCAGCGGTGCAGTCAAAGGCAAAGTGTTGATCACGAACTACAGACTCTACTTTAGGAGTTCAGATTCT GATGTGGCAGTGACACTGGATGTTCCTCTGGGTACCATCAGTCGAGTAGAGAAAATGGGCGGGGCGTCGAGTAGAGGAGAGAACTCGTATGGCCTGGACATCACCTGCAAG GACATGAGGAATCTGAGGTTTGCCCTCAAGCAGGAAGGTCACAGCAGAAGAGACATCTTTGAGCTCCTCTTCAAGCACGCCTTCCCTGTCTCACATGGCCTG CCTCTGTTTGCATACGTGACTCAGGAAAAGTACGAGGAGAACGGCTGGAATATCTACAAGCCCGTAGAGGAGTTCAGACGGCAG GGCTTACCTAATAACAAGTGGCGCATTACTTTCATCAATAAAAGCTATGAAGTGTGTGACACCTACCCCACTGTGTTGGCTGTGCCCTTTAAATGTAAAGAGGAGGACCTGAGGAGAGTGGCCGCCTTCAGGTCTAGGGCACGCATACCA GTGCTGTCGTGGATCCACAGAGAGAATCAGGCTGTGATCGCGCGCTGCAGCCAGCCTCTGGTTGGCATGTCTGGTAAAAGGAACAAGGATGATGAGCGCTATCTGGACCTGATTAGGGAAGCTAACGACACCACCAAGCTTACCATCTACGACGCTCGCCCCAATGTCAATGCTGTGGCCAACAAG GCCACAGGGGGTGGTTATGAAGGCGATGAGTACCAGAACGCAgagctcattttcctcgacatcCAGAACATCCACGTCATGCGGGAGTCCCTGAAGAAACTTAAAGACATAGTGTATCCCAATGTAGAAGAATCTCATTGGCTGTCCAGTCTAGAGTCCACACACTGGCTTGAACATGTCAAG ttggtGTTGTCGGGAGCCATCCAAGTAGCAGACAAAGTGTCCAGTGGAAACTCTGTGGTGGTTCACTGCAGCGACGGCTGGGACAGGACGGCTCAGCTCACGTCTTTGGCCATGCTCATGCTGGACAGTCACTACCGCACTCTCAAAGGATTACAG GTGCTCATTGAGAAAGAATGGATCAGCTTTGGGCACAAGTTTGCTTCA AGGATAGGTCATGGTGACAAGAACCACGCCGACCAGGACAGGTCTCCCATCTTCGTCCAGTTCATCGATTGTGTGTGGCAGATGACTAAACAG TTCCCCACAGCTTTTGAGTTCAATGAGCGCCTCCTGCTGACAATCCTTGATCACCTGTACAGCTGCCGCTTTGGTACATTCCTCTACAACTGTGAGAGTGCACGAGACCAGAAT GGGGTGAGGTTGAAAAGCGTGTCCTTGTGGTCTCTGATCAACAGTAAGACAGACATTTATTTAAACCCTTTCTACACGCCCGAGTCTGGCCGGGTCCTCTACCCTGTTGCTAGCATGCGCCACCTTGAGCTTTGGGTCACATACTACATCCGCTGGAACCCGCGCATCCGACAGCAG CAGAGTCCAGTGGAGCAGCGCTACTTGGAGCTCTTAGCCCTCCGAGATGAGTACATCAAGAAGCTGGAGGAGCTGCAGCTCTCAGACTCCACCCCTACCCGCTTGGCTAACAGCTCCACCCCCAACACATCGTCGTCGTCCTCTTCCCCCACGTCACAGcagtacacacacctacacactccCTTCTGA